Proteins encoded within one genomic window of Pedobacter africanus:
- a CDS encoding BlaI/MecI/CopY family transcriptional regulator: MEIKDLTKAEEQIMQILWQIEKGFVKEVMDFLPEPKPAYNTVSTIIRILETKGFIGHEAFGKSHQYYPLITREDYKRHATEKLLDGYFENSVESMFSFFVKEEKLDLSDVDEILKMINKIKNRPR; encoded by the coding sequence ATGGAAATAAAGGACCTAACAAAGGCAGAAGAACAGATCATGCAAATTCTATGGCAAATAGAAAAGGGTTTCGTTAAAGAGGTGATGGATTTTCTGCCAGAGCCAAAGCCAGCCTATAATACCGTATCTACTATTATCAGGATCCTGGAAACCAAAGGCTTTATCGGACATGAGGCCTTCGGCAAGTCGCACCAATACTATCCACTTATCACCAGGGAAGACTATAAGCGTCATGCTACAGAAAAACTGCTCGATGGATATTTCGAAAACTCTGTGGAAAGCATGTTCTCCTTTTTTGTGAAAGAAGAAAAGCTCGACCTGAGCGATGTGGATGAAATCCTTAAAATGATTAACAAAATTAAAAACAGACCAAGATGA
- a CDS encoding TonB family protein, with protein MSTAHYILQVNIYLIVFYGFYKLLLDKETYFTLNRIYLVSAGLLSLAIPFLRFEWFSKQPVAEPVYVGVAQVNTFMTQVIVEPAATDHFSPGNVIVFIYVLGVLIFAGKLIWQLSSVSMLLKQGGPGSAFSFFNRKKVDANLPQVQTINRHEEVHMRQLHSLDVIFFELLSLFTWFNPVIYAYKRAVKNIHEYLADEAAAEFQGDKKEYALLLLSNAFGVSSSTLTNSFFNKSLIKKRIFMLHKQRSKRTVFLKYGLFLPLFAITLLLSSATIRDNQKIQDIADEIPLNNPVEVVKEVVNEAIIPQVSKITVPDIKSRQSRVLKTGLPTESGDMTYKNDASWDAFYRYLKMTTRYPAEAHKNNIQGNTIIRFKIKDGAIEDLGIAKKLGGGCDAEVMRVVLAFPGFESIKNGSYAIRFIFYLSDGVGTTEKLGPASVKGYTSLNDIFITGYKGPQVVGNNGSYDASKIYDFVSIETQPTFPGGMTNFYKYLKGEIKYPEEAKKNKIQGKVFLSFIVETDGELTGIRVERKLGSGTDEEAVRVIKASPRWVPGTQGGKAVRVKYNIPISFSLGEANTPPTQLKTGSLQLRRPGNGISFRDEKGNLISLSGTGSANPLYVVDGTPVSGNYMSSMVPDNIESVTILKDAAASALYGAKAANGVILITTKTGKPVNLKEVVVTGSEKE; from the coding sequence ATGAGTACCGCACATTACATCCTGCAAGTCAACATCTACCTCATCGTATTTTATGGCTTCTATAAGTTATTGTTAGACAAGGAAACTTATTTTACCCTGAACCGGATTTACCTGGTTTCTGCCGGGCTTCTTTCCCTGGCGATTCCTTTTTTAAGGTTCGAATGGTTCAGTAAACAACCCGTGGCCGAACCGGTATATGTGGGCGTGGCACAAGTAAACACTTTCATGACCCAGGTGATTGTTGAGCCGGCAGCAACAGACCACTTTAGTCCCGGCAATGTTATCGTCTTTATTTATGTCCTCGGTGTACTCATTTTTGCCGGCAAACTGATCTGGCAACTCAGCTCGGTAAGTATGCTGCTGAAACAGGGAGGACCAGGATCGGCATTCTCCTTCTTTAACCGCAAAAAGGTGGACGCAAACCTTCCACAGGTACAAACCATCAACAGGCACGAGGAGGTACACATGCGCCAGCTTCACAGTCTGGATGTCATCTTCTTTGAACTGCTGAGCCTGTTTACCTGGTTCAACCCGGTTATTTATGCCTATAAGCGCGCCGTAAAGAATATCCATGAATACCTCGCAGATGAAGCTGCGGCGGAATTTCAGGGCGATAAAAAAGAATACGCGCTCTTGTTGCTCAGCAATGCTTTTGGTGTTTCTTCCAGCACCCTTACCAATAGTTTTTTCAATAAGTCTCTGATTAAAAAAAGAATTTTTATGTTACATAAACAACGTTCAAAAAGAACCGTATTTCTGAAATACGGTCTGTTCCTGCCCCTGTTTGCCATAACACTGCTTTTGTCATCGGCAACCATCAGAGACAACCAAAAGATCCAGGACATCGCAGATGAAATCCCTCTGAACAATCCTGTAGAGGTAGTTAAAGAAGTAGTTAATGAAGCTATTATTCCGCAGGTCAGCAAAATTACAGTTCCGGATATAAAAAGCCGCCAAAGCCGGGTACTGAAAACCGGCCTGCCTACTGAGTCCGGAGATATGACTTATAAAAACGATGCCTCCTGGGACGCCTTCTACAGGTACCTAAAAATGACGACCCGGTATCCTGCCGAGGCACATAAAAACAACATTCAGGGCAATACCATTATCCGCTTCAAAATTAAGGATGGAGCAATAGAAGATCTTGGTATTGCTAAAAAATTAGGCGGAGGATGTGATGCCGAAGTAATGCGTGTTGTTTTGGCTTTTCCGGGCTTTGAGTCTATTAAAAATGGCAGTTATGCCATTAGGTTCATCTTTTACCTGAGCGACGGGGTTGGAACTACTGAAAAACTGGGACCGGCTTCGGTAAAAGGCTATACCTCCCTCAACGATATCTTTATTACCGGCTATAAGGGACCACAGGTAGTAGGAAACAATGGCTCCTACGATGCTTCAAAAATCTACGATTTTGTTTCTATTGAAACACAACCTACTTTTCCAGGAGGGATGACCAACTTCTACAAATATCTGAAAGGCGAGATAAAATACCCTGAAGAAGCCAAAAAGAATAAAATACAAGGCAAAGTATTTCTTTCCTTCATCGTCGAGACAGATGGGGAGTTAACCGGGATCCGGGTAGAAAGAAAACTGGGCAGCGGTACTGATGAAGAGGCCGTAAGGGTGATTAAGGCATCTCCGAGGTGGGTACCTGGAACACAAGGGGGCAAAGCTGTACGTGTAAAGTATAATATTCCTATCAGCTTTAGCCTGGGCGAAGCAAACACCCCTCCAACCCAGCTAAAAACCGGTAGCCTGCAACTGCGCAGACCGGGCAATGGGATCAGCTTCAGGGACGAAAAAGGAAACCTGATATCGCTTAGTGGCACCGGGTCAGCCAATCCCCTCTATGTGGTTGACGGTACCCCGGTAAGCGGCAACTATATGAGCAGTATGGTGCCTGATAATATTGAATCCGTAACCATACTGAAAGATGCAGCGGCCAGTGCATTATATGGCGCCAAAGCCGCAAATGGGGTTATCCTGATCACCACAAAAACAGGTAAGCCCGTAAACCTTAAAGAAGTCGTAGTAACAGGCTCCGAAAAAGAATAA